Proteins from a single region of Runella sp. SP2:
- the pelA gene encoding pectate lyase has translation MRVLSFVFLLLCGFIMGCKAGTNFPKAQSFREVGVPKDKAQSFREVEVVKDSVAERMLLYQRNNGGWPQPGGDPINYNLSLTDGQKAALLSEKGKLDATIDDKATTREINALVLAYKKTQNTTYLRAAENGVKYLLTAQNAAGGWGQFFPDTSGYHKHITYNDQAMIDVMWVFKNITEGKNDFDAVKTLIPQAKAAMAKGIDCILKTQYVQHGKLTAWCAQHDRKTLLPAKARAFELASLSGNESVGIVQFLMAIDNPSPEIKRAIQAAVAWLESVKIVGIRVDTIVDASQPKGKDRIVVADPNSTLWARFYNLDTNKPFFTGRDSVPRATLAEIENERRVGYAYYGNWPAKLLSTEYPNWVQKWGK, from the coding sequence ATGAGGGTATTATCTTTTGTTTTCTTACTACTTTGCGGCTTCATTATGGGGTGCAAAGCAGGAACTAACTTCCCGAAAGCTCAAAGCTTTCGGGAAGTTGGAGTTCCTAAAGACAAAGCTCAAAGCTTTCGGGAAGTTGAAGTTGTGAAAGACTCGGTCGCTGAGCGGATGTTGTTATACCAACGAAACAACGGTGGTTGGCCTCAGCCAGGGGGAGATCCTATTAATTATAACCTCAGCCTAACGGATGGACAAAAAGCGGCACTGCTTTCCGAAAAAGGTAAACTTGACGCGACCATCGACGATAAAGCAACCACGCGCGAAATCAATGCGCTGGTGTTGGCCTACAAAAAGACCCAAAATACCACCTATTTGAGAGCCGCTGAAAATGGAGTAAAGTACTTGTTGACAGCGCAAAATGCTGCAGGAGGCTGGGGACAGTTCTTCCCAGATACCAGTGGATACCATAAACACATCACGTACAACGACCAAGCGATGATAGATGTGATGTGGGTTTTTAAAAACATTACTGAGGGAAAAAACGATTTTGATGCAGTAAAAACCTTGATTCCCCAAGCCAAAGCCGCAATGGCGAAGGGAATCGACTGCATCCTGAAAACCCAGTACGTTCAGCACGGGAAACTGACGGCTTGGTGTGCCCAACACGACCGTAAAACCTTACTCCCAGCCAAGGCGAGGGCGTTTGAGTTGGCTTCACTGAGTGGGAATGAAAGCGTTGGAATTGTTCAGTTTTTAATGGCCATCGACAACCCTTCGCCCGAAATTAAAAGAGCCATTCAAGCAGCGGTGGCGTGGTTGGAATCCGTAAAAATCGTTGGAATTCGGGTGGATACCATCGTGGATGCGTCGCAGCCAAAAGGGAAAGACCGTATCGTGGTCGCCGACCCTAACTCGACCTTGTGGGCGCGTTTTTACAACCTCGATACCAATAAACCCTTTTTTACGGGGCGAGATAGTGTCCCAAGGGCAACCTTGGCCGAAATCGAAAACGAACGCCGTGTTGGCTATGCCTATTATGGAAATTGGCCTGCTAAGCTTTTATCAACGGAGTACCCAAATTGGGTTCAAAAATGGGGAAAGTAG
- a CDS encoding RagB/SusD family nutrient uptake outer membrane protein, which produces MNKLLKKIATLGLPFAVTMMTVTGCKEYLEVQPKSQISISDAFSNLANATNAVIGVYDELMGDNGYGIRINMYYPYDSDEMIVSGNIDNGRRGIGRYQLLLTNTEIRNPFLQLYRGIEKANLCIEQIPQMALYNNGSEAEKKELRRLHGEVLTLRAQFMFELLRNWGDVPAPFTPAYKQTDLFIPQSDRDETYKKLIDDLKVATDLVPWRTEIPVRNERVTKGAVKALRAKLAMFRGGYSLRSNGKIERNADYQTYIKIARDECADLLAKRGEHTLNPSFEDIWRKLTSFTYDPFGEIIFEVGAGGSNSNSDSRMGNYNGPSVNAASRYGSGGGGLLVLPNYFYAFDSTDTRRDVTTTLYAVAATNVKSPRRLGEITDGKFRKDWRVPLLPGTALNPGYNWPLIRFADVLLMFAEAENELNGGPTAAAISAFEEVRKRAYKGNESKIGKTPTDKDGFFNAIVNERYLEFGSEGIRKFDLIRWNLLAQKIAETRQKIQDIRDAKGAYANVPRYIFWKNNGEEIQWMNSFYQPTTLTTAPTGWTRLDWRQHLTTNLIDGVQLHAGIARFFVTGKSELFPYDQATVDAYQGKLKQNPGY; this is translated from the coding sequence ATGAATAAATTACTTAAAAAAATAGCCACTTTGGGTCTCCCGTTTGCCGTAACGATGATGACGGTGACGGGCTGTAAGGAGTACTTGGAGGTACAACCAAAGTCCCAAATTAGCATTTCGGACGCGTTTTCTAACCTTGCCAATGCCACCAACGCCGTGATTGGCGTCTATGACGAACTGATGGGTGACAACGGTTACGGAATTCGTATCAACATGTATTATCCGTACGATTCGGACGAAATGATTGTGTCGGGAAACATCGACAACGGCCGCCGTGGCATTGGCCGTTATCAGTTGTTGTTGACCAATACCGAAATTCGTAACCCGTTTTTGCAATTGTACCGTGGTATTGAAAAAGCCAATTTGTGCATTGAACAGATTCCACAAATGGCGCTCTATAACAACGGGAGCGAGGCCGAAAAAAAAGAACTACGTCGTTTGCACGGAGAAGTGCTGACGCTTCGTGCCCAATTTATGTTTGAATTGCTTCGCAACTGGGGCGATGTGCCTGCGCCGTTTACGCCAGCTTATAAACAAACCGATTTGTTTATTCCGCAGTCAGACCGTGATGAGACATACAAAAAACTCATTGATGACCTCAAAGTAGCCACCGACCTTGTGCCTTGGAGAACCGAAATTCCCGTGCGCAACGAACGCGTGACGAAAGGGGCGGTAAAAGCGCTTCGAGCGAAGTTAGCCATGTTTCGCGGCGGGTATTCGTTGCGTAGCAATGGTAAAATTGAGCGTAATGCCGATTACCAAACCTACATCAAAATTGCGCGTGATGAATGCGCCGACCTATTGGCCAAGCGGGGAGAACATACACTTAATCCAAGTTTTGAAGATATTTGGCGTAAGTTGACTTCATTTACTTACGATCCTTTCGGCGAAATCATCTTTGAAGTGGGTGCGGGAGGTTCAAACTCCAATTCTGATAGTCGTATGGGTAATTATAATGGCCCATCGGTCAATGCAGCCTCACGATATGGTTCAGGAGGAGGAGGTTTGTTGGTGTTGCCTAACTATTTTTATGCCTTTGACTCTACCGATACGCGCCGCGATGTAACGACAACGTTGTATGCTGTGGCTGCTACCAATGTTAAGTCGCCGCGCCGTTTGGGGGAAATCACGGATGGTAAATTCCGTAAAGATTGGCGGGTGCCTTTGTTGCCAGGTACAGCTCTCAATCCTGGCTACAACTGGCCGTTGATTCGTTTTGCAGATGTACTATTGATGTTTGCGGAGGCAGAAAATGAATTGAATGGTGGGCCTACAGCGGCCGCGATTTCAGCCTTTGAGGAGGTTCGTAAGAGAGCGTACAAAGGAAACGAAAGCAAAATTGGAAAAACCCCTACCGACAAAGATGGCTTCTTTAATGCCATTGTTAATGAGCGTTATCTTGAGTTTGGTAGCGAAGGAATTCGTAAATTTGACCTAATTCGTTGGAATTTATTGGCCCAAAAAATCGCCGAAACCCGCCAAAAAATTCAAGACATTCGGGATGCCAAAGGGGCTTATGCCAACGTTCCTCGGTATATTTTTTGGAAAAACAACGGTGAAGAAATTCAGTGGATGAATTCTTTCTACCAACCAACTACGCTAACAACCGCCCCTACGGGCTGGACGCGCCTGGATTGGCGTCAGCACCTAACAACTAACCTCATTGATGGAGTGCAATTGCACGCGGGTATTGCTCGTTTCTTCGTGACGGGTAAAAGCGAATTGTTCCCGTACGACCAAGCAACGGTGGATGCTTATCAAGGTAAGTTGAAGCAAAATCCAGGGTATTAA
- a CDS encoding TonB-dependent receptor: protein MKKQLFTLLLLFSCMSVVWSQNRRVTGTVTDGNTGETLPGVSILVKGSSVGTTTNTDGKFTINVPDKKETALILSFVGYLPETVVLGARSEVSVALKTDQKMLEEVVVIGYGDAINRRDLTGSVSSVGAKQLKDIPLTNAAEALTGRLAGVRVTTSEGAPGADIQIRIRGGGSITQDNSPIYIVDGIQVENALSFLSPQDIETIDVLKDASTTAIYGARGANGVVIITTKSGKNGKTTVSYNGSVGFREIFKKLDVMSPYDFVRWQYERSRNDATAEKSFSDMYGTWENLNQYKTATPIDWQEEVFGRRAQYQNHNLNVNGGNASTNYNLSLTANREDGVLLESGFDRYLATFKMDHKASDKLRLGFNVRYLNQTVNGAGTSASGTKSTNRLRHSVQYRPLLVAAQPEVDDFDENLYISSGNLVNPILMTQAEYRKAYTKAINLSGYASYAILKNLTFKTTVGIDNNDVQTNSFWSKITGTARNFASQPVASILQQDAVTINNSNTLQYAKKFDNKHDLNVIVGQEIFHNASKSTLMETRYFPADISAEQALANMGLGSAPTGAAQPRPSSNETPPNRLFSLFGRVSYGYNDKYLATVSLRSDRSTKFKYENGALVFPSGTLAWRFTKEDFLKNNQILTDGKLRLGYGVAGNNRIGDLLYQQLYGVTGEYALNHTVVPGYAPVALANEDLKWESNVSQNVGLDLSFLNNRFQVSIDAYKNSGNNLLLAVAIPPMSGYSSQIKNLGSTTNKGVELQLSAYIIQKKDITWNSNFNISTNKNTVTSLGTVTQLTRNSGWQGSDGTDDYLVKVGEPVGLMYGFVTDGYYKIDDFTYNETTKAYTIKPGVPVNSVYGTPQPGMLKWKDIDGDGLITADKDRTVIGNANPKFIGGWNNQVVYKNFDLSLFLNWVVGNDIYNANKIEMTDGAFPNLNMLSFMKNRWTNINDQGAVVTDPTELAAINANATIWSPVRVQRYWLHSWAVEDGSFLRVNNLTVGYSLPNDWLKKIKISRFRAYATVNNLATFTKYTGYDPEVNTRRADPLTQGVDFAGYPRAKTWVVGVNVTF from the coding sequence ATGAAAAAACAACTATTTACCCTACTGCTGCTTTTTAGCTGCATGTCGGTGGTATGGTCGCAAAACCGTCGTGTAACGGGGACTGTGACCGACGGCAATACAGGAGAAACCCTGCCAGGGGTAAGTATCTTGGTCAAAGGCTCGTCGGTAGGAACGACGACCAATACCGACGGAAAATTTACAATTAACGTTCCCGATAAAAAAGAAACGGCGCTTATCCTCAGTTTTGTAGGCTATTTGCCTGAAACGGTGGTTCTAGGCGCACGTTCGGAAGTTTCTGTTGCCTTAAAAACCGACCAAAAAATGCTCGAAGAGGTGGTAGTGATCGGTTACGGGGATGCCATCAATCGTCGCGATTTAACGGGTTCGGTATCGTCAGTTGGGGCCAAACAATTAAAAGATATTCCGTTGACCAACGCCGCTGAAGCCCTTACAGGACGCTTGGCTGGGGTACGCGTAACAACTTCGGAAGGAGCACCAGGTGCCGATATTCAGATTCGTATTCGTGGGGGTGGTTCGATTACCCAAGACAATTCTCCCATTTATATCGTGGACGGGATTCAGGTAGAAAACGCACTTAGTTTTTTATCTCCTCAAGACATCGAAACCATTGACGTATTGAAAGATGCTTCAACGACCGCCATTTACGGAGCACGCGGTGCCAACGGGGTAGTCATTATCACGACCAAATCGGGTAAAAACGGTAAGACGACCGTTAGTTACAATGGTTCGGTAGGTTTTCGCGAAATCTTTAAAAAGCTGGACGTTATGAGTCCGTACGATTTTGTGCGTTGGCAATACGAACGTAGCCGCAACGATGCCACTGCCGAAAAGAGCTTTTCGGACATGTACGGAACGTGGGAAAACCTCAATCAATACAAAACTGCAACGCCTATCGACTGGCAAGAAGAGGTATTTGGGCGCAGAGCTCAGTACCAAAATCATAACTTGAACGTAAACGGCGGAAATGCAAGCACTAATTACAATTTAAGCTTGACTGCCAACCGCGAAGATGGCGTGTTGTTAGAGTCGGGCTTTGACCGTTATTTGGCTACTTTCAAAATGGATCACAAAGCTTCTGATAAGTTACGTTTAGGCTTTAACGTTCGTTATTTGAACCAGACTGTGAATGGGGCAGGAACATCGGCAAGTGGTACAAAATCTACCAACCGTTTGCGTCACTCGGTGCAGTACCGTCCATTGTTGGTAGCGGCTCAGCCAGAGGTCGATGACTTCGACGAAAACCTCTATATCTCGTCAGGAAACTTGGTGAATCCTATCTTGATGACCCAAGCTGAATACCGCAAAGCTTATACCAAAGCCATCAACTTGAGTGGGTACGCAAGCTATGCTATTTTAAAGAATTTGACCTTCAAAACAACCGTTGGTATTGATAACAACGATGTGCAAACGAACTCTTTTTGGAGCAAAATCACGGGAACAGCTCGCAACTTCGCGTCGCAGCCCGTAGCGTCGATTTTACAACAAGACGCCGTTACCATCAATAATTCAAACACCTTGCAGTACGCCAAGAAGTTTGACAATAAGCACGATTTGAACGTGATTGTGGGACAGGAAATTTTCCACAACGCATCGAAAAGTACCTTGATGGAAACCCGCTATTTCCCAGCTGATATTTCGGCAGAACAAGCGTTGGCCAACATGGGCTTAGGCTCGGCACCCACGGGGGCGGCACAGCCACGCCCAAGCTCGAACGAAACGCCGCCTAACCGCTTGTTTTCGTTGTTTGGACGCGTGAGCTACGGGTACAACGACAAATACTTGGCGACGGTCTCGTTGCGTTCCGACCGTTCGACGAAATTCAAGTACGAAAACGGTGCGCTGGTATTCCCTTCGGGTACGTTGGCGTGGCGCTTTACGAAAGAAGATTTCTTGAAAAATAACCAAATTTTGACCGATGGTAAATTGCGCCTTGGCTACGGAGTAGCAGGAAATAACCGCATTGGTGATTTGTTATACCAACAATTATACGGCGTGACGGGCGAATACGCGCTGAACCACACTGTCGTGCCAGGCTATGCACCCGTAGCGTTGGCCAACGAAGATTTGAAGTGGGAGTCAAACGTGTCGCAAAACGTAGGTCTTGACCTTTCGTTTTTGAACAACCGCTTCCAAGTGTCGATTGATGCCTACAAAAACTCGGGGAATAACCTTCTTTTGGCCGTAGCCATTCCGCCAATGTCGGGGTATTCCTCGCAAATCAAGAACTTAGGCTCGACCACCAACAAAGGGGTTGAATTGCAACTAAGTGCATATATCATCCAGAAAAAAGATATTACTTGGAACTCGAATTTTAACATTTCTACCAATAAAAACACCGTAACAAGCCTTGGAACAGTAACCCAACTGACACGTAACTCAGGATGGCAAGGCTCCGACGGTACCGACGATTACTTGGTGAAAGTGGGCGAGCCTGTGGGTTTAATGTACGGTTTTGTAACGGACGGCTATTATAAAATTGACGACTTTACTTACAACGAAACCACTAAAGCGTACACCATCAAACCAGGCGTTCCTGTTAACTCGGTGTACGGAACGCCGCAGCCAGGGATGTTGAAATGGAAAGACATCGACGGCGATGGCTTGATTACAGCAGATAAAGACCGTACGGTGATTGGCAATGCGAATCCGAAGTTTATCGGCGGATGGAACAACCAAGTCGTCTATAAAAACTTTGACTTGAGCTTGTTCTTAAACTGGGTCGTAGGCAATGACATTTATAACGCCAACAAAATTGAAATGACCGATGGGGCGTTTCCAAACTTGAATATGTTGTCATTTATGAAAAACCGTTGGACCAACATCAACGACCAAGGTGCGGTGGTAACAGATCCAACCGAATTGGCTGCAATCAATGCCAATGCCACTATCTGGTCGCCAGTGCGGGTTCAGCGTTATTGGTTGCACTCATGGGCGGTCGAAGATGGCTCATTTTTACGGGTCAACAACCTAACGGTAGGCTATTCATTGCCAAACGACTGGTTGAAAAAAATCAAGATTTCGCGTTTTAGAGCGTATGCAACGGTCAACAACTTAGCCACTTTTACGAAATATACAGGCTATGACCCAGAAGTAAACACGCGCCGTGCCGATCCATTGACTCAAGGGGTTGATTTTGCTGGGTATCCTCGGGCAAAAACGTGGGTAGTAGGCGTTAATGTAACCTTCTAG
- the kduI gene encoding 5-dehydro-4-deoxy-D-glucuronate isomerase — protein MQIRHESSRKEVAQMNTEELRDNFLIETLFAPDQITWVYSHYDRVLSGGVMPVQSAVTLETHDALKANFFLERRELGIINVAGKGSVVADGQTFELDKLGCLYLGKGTQQVSFQSEDSENPARFFLLSSPAHHTYPNRAFTKEEASPVTLGALETSNHRTIYKYIHEGGIQSCQLVMGLTVLQPGSVWNTMPSHTHDRRMEVYCYFDIPENHAVLHLMGEPTQTRHLWVANHQAIISPPWSVHSGCGTSSYSFIWGMAGENKDFTDMDGVPILSLR, from the coding sequence ATGCAAATCAGACACGAAAGTAGCCGTAAGGAAGTAGCCCAAATGAACACCGAGGAGTTGCGCGATAACTTCTTGATTGAAACCTTGTTTGCGCCCGACCAAATCACGTGGGTGTACTCGCACTACGACCGCGTATTGTCGGGAGGAGTGATGCCAGTGCAATCGGCCGTGACACTCGAAACCCACGATGCGCTCAAAGCGAACTTTTTCTTGGAACGCCGCGAGTTGGGTATCATCAATGTGGCAGGGAAAGGTTCGGTAGTGGCTGATGGACAAACGTTTGAATTGGATAAGCTAGGCTGTTTGTATCTTGGAAAAGGTACTCAGCAAGTGAGTTTTCAAAGCGAAGATAGCGAAAACCCTGCGCGCTTTTTCCTGCTTTCGTCGCCTGCGCATCATACGTACCCCAACCGCGCCTTTACTAAAGAGGAGGCATCACCCGTGACGTTGGGGGCGCTAGAAACTTCTAATCATCGTACCATTTACAAATACATCCACGAGGGCGGGATTCAAAGCTGTCAGTTGGTGATGGGGCTTACGGTGCTTCAGCCAGGCAGTGTTTGGAACACAATGCCGTCGCACACCCACGACCGCCGTATGGAAGTGTACTGCTATTTTGATATTCCTGAAAACCATGCGGTGTTGCATTTGATGGGCGAACCTACCCAGACGCGTCACTTGTGGGTAGCCAACCACCAGGCTATTATTTCGCCGCCGTGGTCGGTACACTCGGGCTGTGGTACGTCGAGCTACTCGTTTATTTGGGGCATGGCGGGTGAAAACAAAGACTTTACCGATATGGACGGAGTACCCATTCTTTCTTTACGCTAA
- the kduD gene encoding 2-dehydro-3-deoxy-D-gluconate 5-dehydrogenase KduD, whose protein sequence is MNNFSLTGKVALVSGCDSGIGLAMAVGLAEAGADIVGVSRSMPLQESGVEKAVTALGRRFKPYQADLGNRESLFRFIKQVKEDFAHIDILFNNAGIILRNPAAEHSDEYWDQVLSVNLDAQFILAREFGKEMLERGYGKIVFTASMLTFQGGINVPSYAASKGAIGSLVKALANEWASKGVNVNAIAPGYIATANTEALRADEDRSAAILGRIPAGRWGQPEDFKGPAVFLASSASDYVHGTILTVDGGWMGR, encoded by the coding sequence ATGAACAACTTTAGCTTGACGGGCAAAGTGGCGTTGGTTTCGGGTTGCGATAGTGGCATCGGCCTGGCCATGGCGGTGGGTTTGGCCGAAGCAGGGGCTGATATTGTGGGTGTATCGCGTTCAATGCCTTTGCAAGAAAGCGGAGTTGAGAAGGCCGTAACTGCTTTGGGGAGACGATTTAAACCGTACCAAGCAGATTTAGGAAACCGAGAGTCGTTGTTCCGTTTTATCAAACAAGTCAAAGAAGACTTTGCACACATTGATATTCTATTCAACAACGCGGGTATTATTTTGAGAAATCCAGCAGCGGAGCACTCGGATGAATATTGGGATCAAGTTCTTTCGGTGAACTTGGACGCTCAATTCATTTTGGCGAGAGAATTTGGAAAAGAGATGCTAGAGCGGGGTTACGGAAAAATCGTTTTTACGGCTTCGATGCTCACTTTTCAAGGCGGTATCAATGTGCCAAGCTATGCAGCGAGCAAAGGCGCTATTGGAAGCTTGGTGAAAGCACTGGCCAACGAGTGGGCTTCCAAAGGAGTCAACGTCAACGCCATTGCACCAGGCTACATCGCTACAGCCAACACCGAGGCACTGCGCGCTGATGAAGACCGAAGTGCGGCAATTTTGGGTCGTATTCCTGCGGGACGCTGGGGGCAGCCCGAAGACTTCAAAGGGCCTGCGGTGTTTTTGGCATCGTCGGCTTCGGACTATGTCCACGGAACCATCCTGACCGTGGATGGTGGCTGGATGGGCCGCTAG
- a CDS encoding LacI family DNA-binding transcriptional regulator, producing MEVITIKDIAKALNLSTSTVSRALRGSYEINPETKRLVMEYAERMNYRPNPIALSLKENRSRSIGIIIPEIANNFFSQAINGMESIAYNRGYHVVISQNHESYERELVNTQYLAQRRVDGLIVSLSGESNDLEHFKELQSKGLPIVFFDRVPQDYITHKVSADNFVGAYEATAHLIQQGFRRIAHLTSPSWLSITYERLEGYKKALQNHGIPIDESYIKYCSHGGMNPDEVEKAVLELIHHPERPDAIFSAGDRLTTSSMSLIKREGLRIPEDIAIVGFTNLISAHLLSPALSAVTQPAYEMGQLATEFLIDLIERPKSTIRFETKRLETKLVIRESSLKPA from the coding sequence GTGGAAGTGATTACTATAAAAGACATAGCGAAAGCGCTCAACCTTTCGACCTCTACTGTTTCGAGGGCCTTGCGGGGGAGTTATGAAATTAACCCCGAAACCAAGCGCCTTGTCATGGAGTATGCCGAACGAATGAACTATCGCCCTAACCCTATCGCGCTTAGCCTGAAAGAAAACCGAAGTCGCTCCATCGGAATTATTATTCCAGAGATTGCCAACAACTTCTTTTCGCAGGCTATTAATGGCATGGAGTCGATTGCCTATAACCGAGGCTACCACGTTGTTATTTCTCAAAACCATGAATCGTACGAACGCGAACTCGTCAATACGCAGTACCTTGCCCAACGCCGCGTCGATGGACTCATCGTATCCCTTTCGGGAGAAAGCAATGATTTAGAGCACTTCAAAGAATTGCAATCCAAAGGGCTTCCGATTGTTTTTTTTGACCGCGTTCCGCAAGATTACATTACCCATAAAGTAAGCGCCGACAACTTTGTGGGTGCCTACGAAGCCACCGCACATTTGATTCAACAAGGTTTTAGACGAATCGCCCACCTGACCAGTCCCTCTTGGTTATCAATCACTTACGAGCGGCTTGAAGGCTACAAAAAAGCACTACAAAACCACGGCATACCAATTGATGAATCGTACATCAAGTACTGTAGCCACGGTGGGATGAACCCTGACGAAGTGGAAAAAGCTGTCCTCGAACTCATTCATCATCCCGAACGCCCCGACGCAATTTTTTCCGCAGGCGACCGTCTTACTACTTCGTCGATGTCGCTCATCAAACGCGAAGGCTTGCGCATCCCCGAAGACATTGCCATCGTCGGGTTTACCAACCTCATTTCGGCGCATTTGCTTAGTCCTGCGCTCAGTGCCGTCACGCAGCCTGCCTACGAAATGGGGCAACTAGCCACGGAGTTTTTGATTGATTTAATCGAACGCCCCAAAAGTACCATCCGTTTCGAAACCAAGCGTTTGGAAACCAAATTGGTCATTCGGGAATCGTCGCTGAAACCTGCCTAA
- a CDS encoding N-acetylmuramoyl-L-alanine amidase — protein sequence MPRLFSSLFLVFFYCSSFAQLRDTLYQFRPDSAVFVRTKGPLAYLNYGLGEDRLGGAKMGYLDSLILLKVTGRYKDQYRVRLTSTLSAWIPQNLTRRDTVAKPPIQYLTTSWRTWGDDRFDYISIPLTERLPYRSWQEMNPSRIVVDIFGATTNTNWITQFKSATEIKNVDYEQLADEHLRVTIQLAHGQHWGYRIGYEGRRLVIRVKHQPDKLKLGELTVAIDAGHGGSNLGARGLRSKQWEKDLNLSIALHLKKELEDKGARVLMTRTNDTLFNNTDRIVHFRALQPDLLISIHNNAAGDTIKTRGTSTYYKHIGYRPLSQAVLERLLDMGLVEYGNIGRFNFALNSPVEYPNILVEGAFMSHPDDEALLTDDDFRKKMAKQIRKGVEDWLKAIKRSDKKEGL from the coding sequence ATGCCCCGTCTGTTTTCTAGCCTATTTCTTGTCTTTTTTTACTGCTCAAGTTTCGCCCAGCTCCGCGATACACTTTACCAATTTCGCCCCGACTCAGCCGTTTTTGTCCGTACCAAAGGGCCGTTGGCTTACCTCAATTATGGCCTGGGTGAAGACCGCCTGGGAGGCGCTAAAATGGGGTATTTGGATTCACTGATTTTGCTGAAAGTCACAGGACGTTACAAAGACCAATACCGCGTTCGACTGACTTCTACGCTGTCGGCTTGGATTCCGCAAAACCTTACCCGTCGCGATACCGTCGCCAAACCACCAATTCAGTATTTAACAACTTCGTGGAGAACGTGGGGCGATGACCGCTTCGACTACATTTCTATTCCGCTCACGGAGCGCCTTCCGTACCGGAGTTGGCAAGAAATGAATCCTTCGCGGATTGTCGTTGATATTTTTGGGGCAACCACCAACACCAACTGGATTACGCAGTTTAAGTCAGCCACCGAGATCAAGAACGTTGATTATGAACAACTTGCCGATGAACATTTGCGCGTAACCATCCAACTAGCCCACGGCCAGCATTGGGGGTATCGGATTGGGTACGAAGGGCGTCGCCTTGTGATTCGCGTCAAACACCAACCCGACAAACTCAAACTCGGCGAGCTTACTGTAGCCATTGACGCAGGCCACGGGGGTAGTAATTTGGGCGCGCGTGGTTTGCGCTCGAAGCAATGGGAAAAAGACCTGAATTTGAGCATCGCTTTACACCTCAAAAAAGAACTGGAAGACAAAGGCGCACGCGTGCTTATGACCCGAACGAACGATACACTCTTCAATAATACAGACCGAATTGTGCACTTCCGCGCACTTCAACCCGATTTGTTGATTAGTATTCATAACAATGCCGCAGGCGATACCATCAAAACGCGCGGAACTAGCACGTATTATAAGCACATTGGCTACCGACCGCTAAGCCAGGCAGTTTTAGAGCGGTTGCTTGATATGGGACTGGTGGAGTATGGCAATATTGGGCGGTTCAATTTTGCCCTAAATAGCCCCGTCGAATATCCCAATATACTCGTAGAAGGAGCATTTATGAGTCATCCCGACGACGAAGCACTGTTGACCGACGATGATTTTCGCAAAAAAATGGCGAAGCAAATTCGTAAAGGCGTAGAAGATTGGTTAAAAGCTATCAAACGTAGCGACAAAAAAGAAGGGTTGTGA
- the purN gene encoding phosphoribosylglycinamide formyltransferase, translated as MTKKRIAIFASGSGSNAEKIAEHFASDSQVEISLILTNNPQAGVIARARRLHIPVVVFDRTTFYESARIVELLQGQAIDLVVLAGFMMLIPESMVQAFPNKIVNIHPALLPKYGGKGMYGHFVHEAVVAAQETESGITIHYVNERYDEGTIIFQASCPVVSTDTPEDVAKKVQVLEHKYFPEVVEKLLLNA; from the coding sequence ATGACCAAAAAACGTATTGCCATTTTTGCTTCGGGCTCGGGTTCTAATGCCGAAAAAATCGCGGAGCACTTTGCTTCCGATAGCCAAGTCGAAATCTCGTTGATTCTTACCAACAACCCTCAAGCGGGTGTCATTGCCCGCGCACGGCGTTTGCATATTCCAGTGGTAGTGTTCGACCGTACCACTTTTTACGAGTCGGCTCGCATCGTTGAACTTCTCCAAGGACAGGCCATTGACCTTGTTGTTTTGGCAGGTTTTATGATGCTGATTCCCGAAAGCATGGTGCAGGCATTTCCCAACAAAATTGTCAATATTCACCCTGCCCTTCTTCCCAAATACGGCGGGAAAGGCATGTACGGGCATTTTGTCCACGAAGCCGTGGTCGCCGCCCAAGAGACGGAGTCGGGCATTACAATTCACTACGTCAACGAGCGCTACGACGAAGGAACCATTATTTTCCAAGCCTCTTGCCCCGTAGTTTCCACCGATACACCCGAGGACGTTGCTAAAAAAGTGCAAGTATTGGAACACAAATATTTTCCCGAAGTGGTGGAAAAGTTGTTGTTAAACGCATAA